In Scomber japonicus isolate fScoJap1 chromosome 19, fScoJap1.pri, whole genome shotgun sequence, a single genomic region encodes these proteins:
- the LOC128379968 gene encoding GTPase IMAP family member 4-like, which translates to MPGQSPCSVVEQYARTDSVVEQYARTDSEVEQYARTVSVVEQLQDFDESLKHMRLVLVGRTGEGKSSGGNTILGRDAFKSSAGYSSVTAECSKERNEVYDREVSVVDTPGIFDTSKADAAVNREIYKCINMSAPGPHAILLVIKVGRFTCEGQQAVKRMEEIFGEDFWRYTIILFTHGDTVPDFEKTLKEEVGPELQEVLKKAENRYHIFNNNQANHRGQVLGLLEKVEKMVNANGGKHYTDSTYEERQKMLDQKEEELRKFYENKLKEEIEAVKRKYQKMLSEAQLEHQEVEERLQSELEELKRYYRALERGVRHVIEQTGDLSDEMIKKFHETLKLN; encoded by the exons atgCCAGGACAGTCTCCGTGctcagtggtggagcagtatgccaggacagactcagtggtggagcagtatgCCAGGACAGACTCAGAGGTGGAGCAGTACGCCAGGACAGtctcagtggtggagca GCTCCAGGATTTTGATGAAAGtctgaaacaca TGAGGCTGGTTCTTGTTGGGAGGACTGGAGAAGGAAAGAGCTCGGGTGGAAACACCATACTGGGAAGAGACGCCTTCAAAAGTTCTGCTGGTTATTcatcag TGACCGCTGAATGCagcaaagagagaaatgaagtTTACGACAGAGAAGTTTCTGTGGTCGATACTCCCGGCATCTTTGACACATCAAAGGCTGATGCAGCAGTGAACAGAGAGATCTACAAATGCATCAACATGTCGGCCCCGGGGCCCCACGCCATCCTGCTGGTCATCAAGGTGGGACGCTTTACATGTGAGGGACAACAAGCTGTGAAGAGGATGGAGGAGATCTTTGGGGAGGATTTCTGGAGGTACACCATCATCCTCTTCACTCATGGAGATACAGTCCCAGACTTTGAAAAGACGctgaaggaggaggtgggacCAGAGCTGCAGGAGGTCCTGAAGAAGGCAGAGAACAGATATCACATCTTCAACAACAACCAAGCCAACCATCGTGGTCAGGTCCTGGGCCTGCTGGAGAAGGTGGAGAAGATGGTGAATGCCAACGGAGGAAAGCATTACACCGACTCCACCTATGAGGAGAGGCAGAAGATGTTGGatcagaaggaggaggagctcaGGAAGTTCTATGAGAACAAACTAAAGGAGGAAATAGAAGCTGTGAAGAGGAAGTACCAGAAGATGCTGAGTGAAGCTCAGCTGGAGCATCAGGAGGTGGAGGAGCGACTGCAGTCTGAACTGGAGGAACTGAAGCGCTACTATCGTGCTTTAGAGAGAGGAGTCCGTCATGTTATTGAGCAAACTGGTGACCTCTctgatgaaatgataaaaaagtttCATGAGACCTTGAAACTGAATTga
- the LOC128380769 gene encoding protein phosphatase 1 regulatory subunit 3B-like, with amino-acid sequence MVHKSSCSVLSVLPAIMPIDMALPLYLSKEEFVYMTPETCDPPLSFQRSHCVEPIRAEADGSSTKHHRKTKKTVTFADHRGLSLTRVKVFSQFNDPIDIPLNIQEMLSSALSVAAEEDRLVLDFSQPSSDYLQFRQSVERNFVSLERCLLKEKTLAGTVKVKNLSFEKSVKLRVTFDSWKSHRDVSCEYMRDSYPSSYSDTFSFRVSLPDELRPHETIEFAVCYNVDGCEYWDSNQGRNYRILWSSMRRPDETASSLHRDFGIHFDRYAGPTCSHGILPDWPSYAGYENIGPYY; translated from the exons ATGGTTCACAAGAGCAGCTGCAG TGTGCTCAGCGTGCTTCCTGCCATCATGCCCATCGACATGGCGTTACCTCTCTATCTGTCCAAAGAGGAGTTTGTCTACATGACTCCTGAAACCTGCGATCCTCCTCTGAGCTTTCAGCGCTCTCACTGTGTGGAGCCGATCCGAGCCGAGGCCGACGGCTCCTCCACAAAACACCACAGAAAAACCAAGAAGACGGTGACGTTTGCGGATCACAGAGGTCTGTCTCTAACCAGAGTGAAGGTCTTCTCCCAGTTCAACGATCCCATCGATATTCCTCTGAACATCCAGGAGATGCTGAGCTCAGCGCTGTCCGTGGCGGCTGAGGAGGACAGACTGGTGCTGGACTTCAGTCAGCCGTCCTCAGACTACCTGCAGTTCCGTCAGAGTGTGGAGAGGAACTTCGTGAGCCTGGAGCGCTGCCTGCTGAAGGAGAAGACGTTAGCGGGAACCGTTAAAGTTAAGAATCTGTCCTTTGAGAAGTCGGTGAAGCTGCGAGTGACCTTTGACTCCTGGAAGAGCCACAGAGACGTATCCTGTGAGTACATGAGGGACTCGTATCCCAGCTCGTACAGCGACACTTTCTCCTTCCGCGTCAGTCTGCCGGACGAGCTGCGGCCGCACGAGACCATCGAGTTCGCCGTCTGCTACAACGTGGACGGCTGCGAGTACTGGGACAGCAACCAGGGACGCAACTACCGGATCCTCTGGTCCTCCATGAGGAGGCCAGATGAGACCGCCTCCAGCCTCCACAGAGACTTCGGGATTCATTTTGACCGATACGCAGGCCCCACCTGCTCCCACGGGATTCTCCCCGACTGGCCGAGCTACGCCGGCTACGAGAACATCGGCCCGTACTACTGA